The following are encoded in a window of Myxocyprinus asiaticus isolate MX2 ecotype Aquarium Trade chromosome 17, UBuf_Myxa_2, whole genome shotgun sequence genomic DNA:
- the LOC127455480 gene encoding serine/threonine-protein kinase D1-like isoform X2 — protein sequence MSVPPVIRPPSPLPGSQGISFQIQIGLSREPVLLDSGDFSLAQVREMACSIVDQKFPECGFYGMYDKILLFRHDPISENILQLVRCAAEIMEGDLVEVVLSASATVEDFQIRPHSLFVHSYRAPAFCDHCGEMLWGLVRQGLKCEGCGLNYHKRCAFKIPNNCSGIRKRRLSNVSLTGLTNTRSVSAEPSPSTSDEALLQKTPSDIFAGRGRSNSQSYIGRPIELDKILLSKVKVPHTFVIHSYTRPTVCQHCKKLLKGLFRQGLQCKDCKFNCHKRCAPKVPNNCLGEVSRNGDLLSPGAESDVVMEEGCDDHDRERHGSLIDDMEESLVGDSAGLLEAGHGEFGDFQDQDPDESNRIISPSTSNNIPLMRVVQSVKHTKRKSSNVMKEGWLVHFTSKDTLRKRHYWRLDSKCITLFQNDTGSKYYKEIPLSEVLSLEPAKTFNLLPEGANPHCFEIATASLVYYVGENLARANGGTLGYGSSVLVSGVGQDVARMWEMAIQHALMPVIAKGISHGSHHSYHKEVSISISVSNCQIQENVDISTVYQIFPDEVLGSGQFGIVYGGKHRKTGRDVAIKIIDKLRFPTKQESQLRNEVAILQNLHHPGIVNLECMFETPERVFVVMEKLHGDMLEMILSSEKGRLPERITKFLVTQILVALRHLHFKNIVHCDLKPENVLLASADSFPQVKLCDFGFARIIGEKSFRRSVVGTPAYLAPEVLRNKGYNRSLDMWSVGVIVYVSLSGTFPFNEDEDIHDQIQNADFMYPPNPWKTVTPEAIDLINNLLQVKMRKRYSVDKSLSHPWLQDYQMWLDLRTLECKMRERYITHESDDLRWEHFAEQNGLQYPAHLINPHAEVSEEAESEEAMMSMLSDRVSVL from the exons TTCCCAGAATGTGGCTTCTATGGGATGTATGACAAGATTCTGCTTTTCCGCCATGATCCAATCTCTGAGAACATTTTGCAGCTGGTGAGGTGTGCAGCAGAAATTATGGAGGGGGACCTGGTGGAAGTTGTCCTGTCAG CCTCAGCAACTGTGGAGGATTTTCAGATCAGACCTCATTCTCTGTTTGTTCACTCATATCGAGCACCAGCGTTCTGCGATCACTGTGGAGAGATGCTGTGGGGTTTAGTGAGGCAGGGTCTGAAGTGTGAAG GCTGTGGGCTGAACTACCACAAACGATGTGCCTTTAAAATCCCAAACAATTGCAGTGGCATCCGTAAACGGCGACTGTCTAATGTGTCCCTCACTGGTCTGACCAACACTCGCTCTGTGTCAGCTGAGCCATCTCCCAGCACCTCTGATGAGGCTTTATTG CAAAAAAcaccatcagacatctttgctgGAAGAGGGCGCTCCAACTCCCAGTCCTACATAGGTCGGCCAATAGAATTAGACAAGATCCTGCTCTCTAAAGTGAAGGTGCCACACACGTTTGTCATCCATTCCTACACACGCCCCACAGTTTGCCAGCACTGCAAGAAGCTCCTCAAGGGCCTGTTCCGTCAGGGACTACAATGCAAAG ATTGCAAATTCAACTGCCATAAACGATGTGCACCAAAAGTGCCAAACAACTGTCTCGGAGAGGTGTCAAGAAACGGAG ATTTGTTGAGTCCTGGTGCTGAATCAGATGTGGTCATGGAGGAGGGCTGCGATGACCATGACAGGGAGAGACATGGTTCACTCATAGATGATATGGAGGAATCCCTAGTAGGTGACTCTGCTGGCCTTTTGGAAGCTGGACATGGTGAGTTTGGAGATTTCCAGGACCAAGACCCAGATGAATCCAACAGAATCATCAG CCCTTCCACCAGCAACAACATCCCACTTATGCGGGTGGTTCAGTCTGTTAAACACACTAAGAGGAAAAGCAGCAATGTTATGAAAGAAGGCTGGCTTGTGCACTTCACCAGCAAAGACACACTG CGTAAGAGACATTACTGGCGACTGGACAGCAAGTGTATTACCCTCTTTCAGAATGACACTGGAAGCAAATACTACAAG GAAATTCCCTTATCTGAGGTGCTGTCTTTGGAACCAGCTAAAACATTCAACCTTCTCCCTGAGGGTGCCAACCCGCATTGCTTTGAGATTGCAACAGCATCTCTGGTGTACTATGTAGGAGAGAATCTGGCCCGAGCCAACGGGGGAACATTGGGCTACGGAAGCAGTGTGCTTGTTAGCGGTGTGGGACAGGACGTGGCCCGCATGTGGGAGATGGCCATCCAGCATGCACTTATGCCTGTCATTGCCAAGGGCATATCTCACGGCAGCCATCACAGCTACCACA AAGAGGTCTCCATTAGCATCTCTGTATCCAACTGCCAGATCCAGGAGAATGTG GATATTAGCACAGTGTATCAGATTTTTCCCGATGAAGTACTTGGCTCAGGGCAATTTGGCATTGTCTATGGAG GAAAACACAGGAAAACAGGCAGGGATGTTGCCATCAAAATCATAGATAAGCTGCGCTTTCCCACCAAGCAGGAGAGCCAGCTGCGCAATGAGGTTGCCATTCTGcag AACCTCCACCATCCTGGCATTGTCAACCTTGAGTGCATGTTTGAGACACCGGAGCGTGTTTTTGTTGTCATGGAAAAGCTCCATGGTGACATGCTGGAGATGATACTGTCAAGTGAGAAGGGGAGGCTGCCAGAACGCATCACCAAGTTTCTCGTTACGCAG ATTCTTGTCGCTCTTCGTCACCTTCACTTCAAAAACATTGTTCACTGTGACCTCAAGCCTGAGAATGTTTTGTTAGCCTCGGCCGACTCTTTTCCACAA GTGAAGCTGTGTGATTTTGGTTTTGCACGTATTATTGGTGAGAAGTCTTTCAGGCGTTCGGTAGTAGGCACACCGGCGTACCTCGCCCCAGAGGTGCTTCGGAACAAAGGCTACAACCGCTCGCTGGACATGTGGTCAGTGGGTGTCATCGTCTATGTTAGTCTCAGTGGAACTTTCCCCTTTAATGAGGATGAAGACATCCATGACCAAATCCAGAATGCTGATTTCATGTACCCACCCAACCCCTGGAAAACAGTGACCCCAGAAG CAATTGACCTCATTAATAACCTCCTGCAAGTCAAAATGAGGAAGCGCTACAGCGTGGACAAGTCTCTCAGCCATCCCTGGTTACAG GACTACCAAATGTGGCTTGACCTGCGGACTTTGGAGTGCAAAATGCGGGAGAGATATATCACCCATGAAAGCGATGATTTGCGCTGGGAGCATTTTGCAGAGCAAAATGGCCTTCAATACCCAGCGCATTT
- the LOC127455480 gene encoding serine/threonine-protein kinase D1-like isoform X1, producing MSVPPVIRPPSPLPGSQGISFQIQIGLSREPVLLDSGDFSLAQVREMACSIVDQKFPECGFYGMYDKILLFRHDPISENILQLVRCAAEIMEGDLVEVVLSASATVEDFQIRPHSLFVHSYRAPAFCDHCGEMLWGLVRQGLKCEGCGLNYHKRCAFKIPNNCSGIRKRRLSNVSLTGLTNTRSVSAEPSPSTSDEALLSPVSPSMEQKTPSDIFAGRGRSNSQSYIGRPIELDKILLSKVKVPHTFVIHSYTRPTVCQHCKKLLKGLFRQGLQCKDCKFNCHKRCAPKVPNNCLGEVSRNGDLLSPGAESDVVMEEGCDDHDRERHGSLIDDMEESLVGDSAGLLEAGHGEFGDFQDQDPDESNRIISPSTSNNIPLMRVVQSVKHTKRKSSNVMKEGWLVHFTSKDTLRKRHYWRLDSKCITLFQNDTGSKYYKEIPLSEVLSLEPAKTFNLLPEGANPHCFEIATASLVYYVGENLARANGGTLGYGSSVLVSGVGQDVARMWEMAIQHALMPVIAKGISHGSHHSYHKEVSISISVSNCQIQENVDISTVYQIFPDEVLGSGQFGIVYGGKHRKTGRDVAIKIIDKLRFPTKQESQLRNEVAILQNLHHPGIVNLECMFETPERVFVVMEKLHGDMLEMILSSEKGRLPERITKFLVTQILVALRHLHFKNIVHCDLKPENVLLASADSFPQVKLCDFGFARIIGEKSFRRSVVGTPAYLAPEVLRNKGYNRSLDMWSVGVIVYVSLSGTFPFNEDEDIHDQIQNADFMYPPNPWKTVTPEAIDLINNLLQVKMRKRYSVDKSLSHPWLQDYQMWLDLRTLECKMRERYITHESDDLRWEHFAEQNGLQYPAHLINPHAEVSEEAESEEAMMSMLSDRVSVL from the exons TTCCCAGAATGTGGCTTCTATGGGATGTATGACAAGATTCTGCTTTTCCGCCATGATCCAATCTCTGAGAACATTTTGCAGCTGGTGAGGTGTGCAGCAGAAATTATGGAGGGGGACCTGGTGGAAGTTGTCCTGTCAG CCTCAGCAACTGTGGAGGATTTTCAGATCAGACCTCATTCTCTGTTTGTTCACTCATATCGAGCACCAGCGTTCTGCGATCACTGTGGAGAGATGCTGTGGGGTTTAGTGAGGCAGGGTCTGAAGTGTGAAG GCTGTGGGCTGAACTACCACAAACGATGTGCCTTTAAAATCCCAAACAATTGCAGTGGCATCCGTAAACGGCGACTGTCTAATGTGTCCCTCACTGGTCTGACCAACACTCGCTCTGTGTCAGCTGAGCCATCTCCCAGCACCTCTGATGAGGCTTTATTG TCTCCTGTCAGTCCTAGCATGGAG CAAAAAAcaccatcagacatctttgctgGAAGAGGGCGCTCCAACTCCCAGTCCTACATAGGTCGGCCAATAGAATTAGACAAGATCCTGCTCTCTAAAGTGAAGGTGCCACACACGTTTGTCATCCATTCCTACACACGCCCCACAGTTTGCCAGCACTGCAAGAAGCTCCTCAAGGGCCTGTTCCGTCAGGGACTACAATGCAAAG ATTGCAAATTCAACTGCCATAAACGATGTGCACCAAAAGTGCCAAACAACTGTCTCGGAGAGGTGTCAAGAAACGGAG ATTTGTTGAGTCCTGGTGCTGAATCAGATGTGGTCATGGAGGAGGGCTGCGATGACCATGACAGGGAGAGACATGGTTCACTCATAGATGATATGGAGGAATCCCTAGTAGGTGACTCTGCTGGCCTTTTGGAAGCTGGACATGGTGAGTTTGGAGATTTCCAGGACCAAGACCCAGATGAATCCAACAGAATCATCAG CCCTTCCACCAGCAACAACATCCCACTTATGCGGGTGGTTCAGTCTGTTAAACACACTAAGAGGAAAAGCAGCAATGTTATGAAAGAAGGCTGGCTTGTGCACTTCACCAGCAAAGACACACTG CGTAAGAGACATTACTGGCGACTGGACAGCAAGTGTATTACCCTCTTTCAGAATGACACTGGAAGCAAATACTACAAG GAAATTCCCTTATCTGAGGTGCTGTCTTTGGAACCAGCTAAAACATTCAACCTTCTCCCTGAGGGTGCCAACCCGCATTGCTTTGAGATTGCAACAGCATCTCTGGTGTACTATGTAGGAGAGAATCTGGCCCGAGCCAACGGGGGAACATTGGGCTACGGAAGCAGTGTGCTTGTTAGCGGTGTGGGACAGGACGTGGCCCGCATGTGGGAGATGGCCATCCAGCATGCACTTATGCCTGTCATTGCCAAGGGCATATCTCACGGCAGCCATCACAGCTACCACA AAGAGGTCTCCATTAGCATCTCTGTATCCAACTGCCAGATCCAGGAGAATGTG GATATTAGCACAGTGTATCAGATTTTTCCCGATGAAGTACTTGGCTCAGGGCAATTTGGCATTGTCTATGGAG GAAAACACAGGAAAACAGGCAGGGATGTTGCCATCAAAATCATAGATAAGCTGCGCTTTCCCACCAAGCAGGAGAGCCAGCTGCGCAATGAGGTTGCCATTCTGcag AACCTCCACCATCCTGGCATTGTCAACCTTGAGTGCATGTTTGAGACACCGGAGCGTGTTTTTGTTGTCATGGAAAAGCTCCATGGTGACATGCTGGAGATGATACTGTCAAGTGAGAAGGGGAGGCTGCCAGAACGCATCACCAAGTTTCTCGTTACGCAG ATTCTTGTCGCTCTTCGTCACCTTCACTTCAAAAACATTGTTCACTGTGACCTCAAGCCTGAGAATGTTTTGTTAGCCTCGGCCGACTCTTTTCCACAA GTGAAGCTGTGTGATTTTGGTTTTGCACGTATTATTGGTGAGAAGTCTTTCAGGCGTTCGGTAGTAGGCACACCGGCGTACCTCGCCCCAGAGGTGCTTCGGAACAAAGGCTACAACCGCTCGCTGGACATGTGGTCAGTGGGTGTCATCGTCTATGTTAGTCTCAGTGGAACTTTCCCCTTTAATGAGGATGAAGACATCCATGACCAAATCCAGAATGCTGATTTCATGTACCCACCCAACCCCTGGAAAACAGTGACCCCAGAAG CAATTGACCTCATTAATAACCTCCTGCAAGTCAAAATGAGGAAGCGCTACAGCGTGGACAAGTCTCTCAGCCATCCCTGGTTACAG GACTACCAAATGTGGCTTGACCTGCGGACTTTGGAGTGCAAAATGCGGGAGAGATATATCACCCATGAAAGCGATGATTTGCGCTGGGAGCATTTTGCAGAGCAAAATGGCCTTCAATACCCAGCGCATTT